One window from the genome of Bradyrhizobium xenonodulans encodes:
- a CDS encoding MrcB family domain-containing protein, whose protein sequence is MSLNEIIHDIRAGWAAYRAEGTVSKAHPEYTRVVRDFRRELELHIGAGRSYRIEGSTGKGNITSAPWVATFDRSVTNSATQGFYLVYLFSVDLRRLYLSLAFGTTQFGEYFTNVQERHLALRAAAAHVGALIHPGRNLHFEPLDLAAEPRDRMHFDYEQSSIVAIGYDLDALPDDAHLVTDYVFMLELYRDLVANPLLPNLQQLLEAEIAPAAVQAEPNVKLFEPRAPRRAKGSGSGNGRYRLSKESKKVGDAGEQIVFDYEIQKVRQLGFDETEVRWLARDGETPGWDITSLNAAGETIYIEVKASVGSEINGLLITAKEWAAAFEHGPRYHIYLVTDALKTTPAIEIIEGPAALEDLGHLAAKTAVWALDLAPPTADR, encoded by the coding sequence GTGAGCCTAAACGAGATCATCCACGATATTCGTGCGGGTTGGGCGGCATACCGAGCAGAAGGGACGGTATCGAAAGCGCATCCCGAATACACGCGGGTGGTGCGAGATTTTCGTCGAGAGCTGGAGCTCCACATTGGAGCCGGTCGGTCCTACCGGATTGAAGGTTCTACAGGCAAAGGAAATATCACCTCTGCGCCCTGGGTGGCGACATTCGATCGCAGCGTTACCAACTCAGCAACCCAGGGGTTCTACCTGGTGTATCTCTTTTCGGTCGACCTCAGGCGGCTTTATCTCTCTTTAGCTTTCGGCACGACCCAGTTTGGCGAGTACTTCACCAATGTTCAGGAGCGTCATCTTGCGCTCCGTGCAGCCGCAGCACATGTCGGCGCATTGATTCATCCCGGTAGAAACCTTCATTTTGAACCGTTAGATCTTGCGGCAGAGCCCCGAGACCGGATGCATTTCGACTACGAACAGTCGAGCATCGTGGCAATTGGGTATGACTTGGATGCGCTGCCTGATGATGCGCATCTCGTTACTGACTACGTCTTCATGCTGGAACTTTATCGAGACCTGGTAGCAAATCCGCTCCTCCCCAATCTTCAGCAGCTACTAGAGGCCGAAATTGCCCCAGCTGCTGTACAGGCTGAGCCAAACGTCAAGTTATTCGAGCCTAGAGCGCCTCGTAGAGCTAAAGGGTCGGGCTCCGGAAATGGACGTTATCGTTTGTCGAAGGAGTCAAAAAAGGTCGGAGATGCTGGTGAGCAGATCGTGTTCGACTATGAAATCCAGAAAGTCCGTCAGCTCGGCTTTGACGAGACTGAGGTGAGGTGGCTCGCGAGGGATGGTGAAACGCCTGGATGGGACATTACCTCTCTTAATGCCGCCGGAGAAACGATCTACATTGAGGTGAAAGCCAGCGTCGGCTCCGAGATTAATGGGCTTCTGATCACGGCAAAAGAGTGGGCTGCAGCGTTCGAACATGGTCCTCGCTACCACATTTACCTTGTAACCGATGCATTGAAGACAACGCCCGCTATCGAGATAATTGAAGGTCCCGCGGCGCTAGAGGATCTAGGGCATCTTGCTGCGAAAACCGCGGTCTGGGCGCTCGATCTGGCTCCCCCTACTGCCGACCGCTGA
- a CDS encoding ATP-dependent DNA ligase: protein MSSAFEFCLPTPAKAVPTGPDWIHEIKYDGYRLRVERQGKTVRLFTRNGHDWTARFPWIVQAALKNRETHFVIDGEAVVLGVDGVSDFNALHSRQHDDEVQLYAFDVLALGGDDLRPLPLSMRKAHLARLLRGRPDGMFIAPFEAAAIGPDLFGAACRMALEGLVSKRKDRRYGAGRSKDWIKVKNRTHLAMTRVF from the coding sequence ATGAGTAGCGCGTTCGAGTTTTGCCTGCCGACGCCCGCCAAGGCGGTCCCGACCGGCCCCGACTGGATTCACGAAATCAAATATGACGGCTACCGCCTGCGCGTCGAGCGCCAGGGCAAGACCGTGCGGCTATTCACCCGCAACGGCCACGACTGGACGGCGCGCTTCCCCTGGATTGTCCAGGCCGCGCTGAAGAACCGCGAAACGCACTTCGTCATCGACGGCGAGGCCGTGGTGCTCGGCGTCGACGGCGTCTCCGACTTCAACGCGCTGCACTCGCGCCAGCACGATGACGAGGTCCAACTCTACGCGTTCGACGTGCTCGCGCTCGGCGGCGACGACCTGCGGCCGCTGCCGCTGTCGATGCGCAAGGCCCACTTGGCGCGCCTGCTGCGCGGCCGGCCGGACGGCATGTTCATCGCGCCATTCGAAGCCGCCGCGATCGGGCCGGATCTGTTCGGCGCCGCCTGCCGCATGGCGCTCGAGGGACTGGTCTCGAAACGCAAAGACCGGCGCTATGGCGCCGGCCGGTCGAAAGACTGGATCAAGGTGAAGAACCGGACGCATCTTGCAATGACGCGCGTGTTCTGA
- a CDS encoding Panacea domain-containing protein has translation MPVPVNSAARYICAWGDWGVTNLALQKILYLAHMVHLGRTGQRLIDGEFQAWDYGPVNPQLYRAVNMFGDEPIKDVFFGSPQIFGTPEEETLREACELLIGRRASELVAMTHSENGAWAKHYVPGVRSKVIPDADIIAEYGARTGRAVAATP, from the coding sequence ATGCCGGTGCCCGTGAATTCCGCAGCGCGTTATATCTGCGCATGGGGTGATTGGGGCGTGACCAACCTCGCACTCCAAAAGATCCTTTATCTCGCCCATATGGTTCATCTTGGCCGGACTGGTCAACGTTTGATCGATGGCGAGTTTCAGGCGTGGGACTACGGCCCCGTGAACCCGCAGCTCTATCGAGCAGTCAACATGTTCGGTGATGAGCCCATCAAAGATGTGTTCTTTGGTTCTCCTCAGATATTCGGCACGCCAGAAGAGGAGACTTTGCGAGAGGCTTGCGAACTGTTGATCGGTCGACGAGCGAGTGAACTTGTCGCCATGACTCACAGTGAAAATGGAGCGTGGGCGAAGCACTATGTCCCAGGAGTCCGATCCAAAGTCATTCCCGATGCCGACATCATTGCCGAGTACGGAGCCCGCACCGGCCGAGCGGTCGCCGCGACACCCTGA
- a CDS encoding septal ring lytic transglycosylase RlpA family protein, whose product MKLEPVLLLYRDAVDPHAVVVAVAIVIALVVSIAAVVEARRGPSTTAGLLCGAALVAIIAMAVLAGTLTSARAAEVCTASQYGVGDGHHGRPTASGKRFDTYASNPYTIARPSRADLGRRFRITNLKTGAAIEALSTDLGPFIAGRCVDLGRAGANALGIGGLGFVRVERLD is encoded by the coding sequence ATGAAGCTCGAGCCTGTGTTGCTGCTCTACCGCGACGCTGTCGACCCGCATGCGGTCGTCGTCGCGGTTGCGATCGTGATCGCGCTGGTGGTGTCGATCGCGGCCGTTGTCGAGGCGCGGCGCGGGCCGTCGACGACCGCGGGCTTGCTCTGCGGCGCGGCGCTCGTCGCGATCATTGCCATGGCCGTTCTGGCCGGGACCTTGACGTCCGCGCGCGCGGCCGAAGTGTGCACGGCCTCGCAATATGGCGTTGGCGACGGCCATCACGGCCGCCCCACCGCGTCGGGCAAGCGCTTCGATACCTACGCCAGCAACCCCTACACCATTGCGCGGCCGTCGCGCGCCGATCTCGGCCGCCGGTTCCGTATCACCAATCTGAAGACTGGCGCCGCGATCGAGGCGCTGTCGACCGACCTCGGCCCGTTCATCGCCGGGCGCTGCGTCGACCTCGGCCGCGCCGGCGCCAATGCGCTCGGCATCGGCGGGCTCGGCTTCGTGCGGGTCGAGCGGCTGGACTGA
- a CDS encoding DUF1515 domain-containing protein yields MSDDVQAALRDMARSIGALESTVKTMTSTWQQQEQSASSGRRELHQKVDALRADVSAKVDGMRNDMTLMGGQLATAIKDISEMKPVVEAVEVVKQRAVGASWVSIWLYRIAIIASGGAAWVVVKYLNISVALK; encoded by the coding sequence GTGAGCGACGACGTCCAGGCGGCGTTGCGAGACATGGCGCGCTCGATCGGCGCGCTCGAGTCGACCGTCAAGACGATGACCTCGACCTGGCAGCAGCAGGAGCAGAGCGCGTCGAGCGGCCGGCGCGAGCTGCATCAGAAGGTTGATGCGCTGCGTGCTGACGTCTCGGCCAAGGTCGACGGCATGCGCAACGACATGACGTTGATGGGCGGGCAGCTCGCGACGGCGATCAAGGACATTTCCGAGATGAAGCCGGTCGTCGAGGCCGTCGAGGTGGTCAAGCAGCGTGCGGTCGGGGCGTCCTGGGTGAGCATCTGGCTCTACCGCATCGCGATCATCGCCTCCGGCGGCGCGGCGTGGGTGGTTGTCAAATATCTCAACATCTCGGTGGCGCTAAAATGA
- a CDS encoding NlpC/P60 family protein: MTLAALVAAGPLRMGAFGPAVQSIQLALKARGYPLTGTGYFGPQTDTAVEDCQRKAGLPPTGIVDAATAALLDQPVATAKAAPAPLWLAVSLSHLGLKEGAGNIDNRELVADIQTVAKDYQHDATPWCAGWVSYCLAKAGEKPSSQPLWALSYADTRNQPVVRLGGPAVGAIAVKTRNGGGHVTFVAGRTRGGALVCCGGNQNDEVNNSPYSPDVFVGFFWPKGAALPAVTAIDTLPIVNAAGKPVSSET; encoded by the coding sequence ATGACCCTTGCTGCCCTCGTGGCCGCCGGTCCCTTGCGCATGGGCGCGTTCGGGCCGGCCGTGCAATCGATCCAGCTCGCGCTGAAGGCGCGCGGCTATCCGCTGACCGGCACCGGTTATTTCGGGCCGCAGACCGATACGGCCGTCGAGGATTGCCAGCGCAAGGCCGGGCTGCCGCCGACCGGCATCGTCGATGCCGCGACCGCGGCGCTGCTCGATCAGCCGGTCGCGACCGCGAAGGCGGCCCCGGCGCCACTGTGGCTGGCGGTGTCGCTGTCGCATCTCGGCCTCAAGGAGGGCGCCGGCAACATCGACAACCGCGAGCTGGTCGCAGACATCCAGACGGTCGCGAAGGACTACCAGCACGATGCCACGCCGTGGTGCGCCGGCTGGGTCTCGTATTGCCTCGCCAAGGCGGGCGAGAAGCCGTCGAGCCAGCCGCTCTGGGCGCTGTCCTATGCGGACACTAGGAATCAACCGGTGGTGCGGCTGGGCGGCCCCGCCGTCGGCGCCATCGCGGTCAAGACCCGGAACGGCGGCGGTCATGTGACCTTCGTCGCCGGCCGCACCAGGGGTGGGGCGCTGGTGTGCTGCGGCGGCAACCAGAACGACGAGGTGAACAACTCGCCGTATTCGCCCGATGTCTTCGTCGGCTTCTTCTGGCCGAAGGGCGCGGCGCTCCCCGCTGTGACCGCCATCGACACGCTGCCGATCGTGAATGCCGCCGGCAAGCCCGTCTCGAGCGAGACCTGA